A window from Primulina huaijiensis isolate GDHJ02 chromosome 11, ASM1229523v2, whole genome shotgun sequence encodes these proteins:
- the LOC140989050 gene encoding protein PAT1 homolog 2-like encodes MFAARVTIEDGFRLLLNVDDIDRLLQFTQPQDVGSLLRRKRRVLLEGLTASLQLVDPLGKSSNPIGLSPKDDILFLRLVSVSKGRKLISRFLHLLPGSELARIVCMAIFRHLRFLFGGLPSDPDAADTINGLAKAVALCVCSMDLNSLSACLAAVVCSSEQPPLRPIRSPAGDGASLILTSILERATNLLTGSQTSSHFSMPIRTLWQASFDAFFGLLTKYCMSKHDSIMQSLTTESPLNSEAEAEAEAARAVSREMPVELLRASLPHTDERQKKLLLNFAPRSVPVTGFNTRDGGSGQKYPESVRG; translated from the coding sequence ATGTTTGCTGCAAGGGTCACTATTGAGGATGGGTTTCGCCTTCTTTTGAATGTTGATGACATTGACCGACTCTTACAGTTTACTCAACCCCAAGATGTGGGAAGTCTTCTTAGGCGGAAGCGCCGTGTCCTATTAGAAGGCTTAACTGCTTCTCTTCAGCTTGTTGATCCGCTTGGTAAAAGTAGTAATCCTATCGGGCTGTCTCCCAAGGATGATATTTTGTTTCTGCGATTAGTTTCTGTTTCTAAAGGTCGGAAACTTATTTCAAGGTTTCTTCACCTTTTACCTGGAAGTGAACTTGCTCGAATAGTTTGCATGGCCATCTTCCGCCATTTAAGATTTCTGTTTGGTGGCCTTCCCTCTGATCCAGATGCAGCTGATACCATTAATGGTCTTGCCAAAGCAGTGGCTTTGTGTGTTTGTAGTATGGACCTTAATTCACTTAGTGCTTGTCTTGCAGCTGTAGTTTGTTCCTCAGAGCAGCCACCTCTTCGTCCGATAAGGAGCCCTGCTGGAGATGGTGCCTCCCTCATTTTAACGTCTATTTTAGAAAGAGCAACTAACTTGTTAACAGGTTCTCAGACTTCCAGCCACTTCAGCATGCCTATTCGAACTCTTTGGCAGGCTTCATTTGATGCGTTCTTCGGTCTGTTGACGAAGTACTGCATGAGTAAACATGATAGCATAATGCAGTCATTAACTACCGAAAGCCCACTAAACTCGGAGGCGGAGGCGGAGGCGGAGGCTGCAAGAGCTGTGAGCAGGGAGATGCCTGTGGAACTTCTACGTGCCAGTCTCCCACACACTGATGAGAGGCAGAAGAAATTGTTACTGAATTTTGCTCCGCGGTCCGTGCCTGTTACTGGATTTAATACTCGTGATGGTGGTAGTGGACAAAAATATCCTGAATCAGTGAGGGGCTAG